Proteins from a genomic interval of Papaver somniferum cultivar HN1 chromosome 4, ASM357369v1, whole genome shotgun sequence:
- the LOC113276517 gene encoding uncharacterized protein LOC113276517, whose product MHARAPPLLDIEAEMKLVLDSKETFGENLVSKKMKDFGLERLFSLLINFLGEKVIVGIVVKIQNWSFPCICKQQLMTVVTLFVFLPGLNVPSEVLTGKSGFAAAAASGVSGSDFGIDPNLDPELALAFRVCMADERA is encoded by the exons ATGCATGCAAGAGCTCCACCCTTGCTAGATATTGAAGCTGAAATGAAGTTGGTTTTGGATTCAAAAGAGACTTTCGGAGAAAATTTAGTATCTAAAAAAATGAAAGATTTTGGTTTAGAAAG GTTATTTTCCTTGCTAATTAACTTTTTGGGGGAGAAGGTGATAGTAGGGATAGTAGTCAAAATCCAGAATTGGAGCTTTCCTTGCATATGTAAACAACAATTAATGACAGTAGTCACATTGTTCGTGTTTCTGCCCGGTCTTAATGTTCCCTCTGAAGTCCTCACTGG AAAGAGTGGTTTTGCAGCAGCAGCGGCATCTGGTGTCAGTGGTTCTGATTTTGGTATAGATCCAAACTTAGATCCAGAACTTGCTCTTGCTTTTAGAGTTTGTATGGCAGACGAGAGAGCATGA